One part of the Thermodesulfovibrio sp. 3462-1 genome encodes these proteins:
- the cas5b gene encoding type I-B CRISPR-associated protein Cas5b produces MKVLVFDLYGDFAHFRKYYTTTSPLTFSFPPPPTVAGILGAIYGAPKNEYLNIFGYDNCKIALRIINPIKKVRMGINLINTKDNKYLLLIKKKNHEPRTQILTEFVKTPKYRVYVWHQDKDTFDKLINMVQSHQSFYTVSLGLSELLADFCFVGVYDTREMEKPRTEISTVVPVSMLINKGIELQEGRKYFKEKIPIRMTPERIVENYGDVIYEPEGRTITAYLKKFYYLENGENIVFF; encoded by the coding sequence ATGAAAGTGCTTGTGTTTGATTTATACGGTGATTTTGCTCATTTCCGAAAATATTACACCACTACATCACCTCTTACCTTTTCTTTTCCACCACCTCCAACAGTTGCGGGCATATTAGGTGCGATTTATGGCGCTCCAAAAAATGAATATTTAAATATTTTTGGATATGACAATTGCAAAATCGCCTTAAGGATAATAAACCCTATAAAAAAAGTGCGAATGGGAATAAATCTAATAAACACTAAAGACAACAAATACCTTCTTCTTATTAAAAAGAAAAATCATGAGCCACGCACTCAGATATTAACTGAATTTGTTAAGACACCAAAATACAGAGTCTATGTCTGGCACCAAGATAAAGATACTTTTGACAAACTCATCAATATGGTTCAATCCCATCAATCATTTTATACAGTTTCGTTAGGTTTAAGTGAACTTCTTGCTGATTTTTGTTTTGTTGGAGTTTATGATACAAGAGAAATGGAAAAACCCAGGACCGAGATTTCTACTGTAGTACCTGTAAGCATGCTCATAAACAAGGGCATAGAATTACAGGAGGGGAGAAAATACTTCAAGGAAAAAATTCCTATAAGGATGACACCAGAAAGAATCGTTGAGAACTACGGTGATGTTATTTATGAGCCAGAAGGGAGGACAATTACAGCATATTTGAAAAAATTTTACTATCTTGAAAATGGGGAAAATATCGTCTTCTTCTAA
- the cas7b gene encoding type I-B CRISPR-associated protein Cas7/Csh2, whose protein sequence is MPELVKNRSEILFLYDVKDANPNGDPVDENKPRIDEETGATIVTDVRLKRTIRDYLYDYKGQEIFIREIRKEDGSLKTKEERLNDFADSSIIERCIDIRLFGCTTAVENRTITLTGPVQFKYGRSLHKVDLTYIKGTTVMPSATGRQQGTFTERYILPYSLIVFYGVVNEKAATTQNIPLTEEDIDLMLEGMWNGTKNLISGSKFGQMPRILLQIVYKEGLNFYIGELDKLISLKSEIPDEAIRDISEVKIDVTKLIDTLAKYKDKIEKVRVKVDDRVRLIRNGEEIDLKSALSDLTVEELTF, encoded by the coding sequence ATGCCAGAATTAGTAAAAAATCGTTCAGAAATTTTGTTTCTCTATGATGTGAAAGATGCCAATCCAAACGGAGACCCTGTTGATGAAAACAAGCCGAGGATTGATGAGGAAACAGGAGCAACCATTGTTACTGATGTGAGATTGAAAAGAACTATTAGAGATTATTTATACGATTACAAAGGTCAGGAAATTTTTATTCGTGAGATCAGGAAAGAAGATGGAAGTCTCAAAACAAAAGAGGAAAGATTGAACGACTTTGCCGATAGTTCCATAATTGAAAGATGTATTGATATTCGTCTTTTTGGCTGCACCACTGCTGTAGAAAATAGAACAATTACGCTTACAGGTCCGGTTCAGTTCAAATATGGAAGGTCTTTACATAAAGTTGACTTAACTTATATCAAAGGGACTACAGTTATGCCTTCTGCAACTGGCAGACAACAAGGCACCTTTACAGAACGGTATATTCTTCCATACTCTTTAATTGTTTTCTATGGAGTCGTAAATGAAAAGGCTGCTACAACTCAAAATATTCCTCTTACTGAAGAAGATATAGATTTAATGCTTGAGGGAATGTGGAATGGAACGAAAAATCTTATCTCAGGCTCAAAGTTTGGACAGATGCCAAGAATACTTTTACAGATTGTTTATAAAGAAGGACTAAATTTTTACATTGGAGAACTTGATAAACTTATATCTTTAAAATCAGAGATCCCTGATGAAGCTATAAGAGATATATCAGAAGTGAAAATAGATGTAACCAAGCTTATTGATACTCTTGCTAAATATAAAGACAAAATAGAAAAAGTCAGAGTAAAAGTTGATGATAGAGTCAGGCTTATCAGAAATGGCGAGGAAATTGATTTAAAAAGTGCATTAAGTGATCTCACTGTAGAGGAGCTCACTTTTTAG